The Desulfovibrionales bacterium region AAGTAATTTTGCCAAAAATCCTTGAGGATTTGTAGCAGTCGTATGCCCAGAATTTATAACCACCGGTAACAGGCTGATTTTATATTCTTTTCATTTTTCGCTTGACAGGAGGATATAGGATTGTCCCGGTGTCCGACGGTGTCCGACCGCAGTGCGGGAAAACCGCTCGCTAGGATCTGGGCGGGGGGGTGTTTGGTAACGGGCATTCCTACCGCGACCCTTTACACCTTGGTAAAAATTATTCAAGAAAAAAATTTAAGGCCAATAAGTGCAATAATTGTCCCGATAATCCATTTCCAGTGTCGAAGCCAAAACCGTACGATAAAATTACAAAATTTAGCGAATAAAGGAGGCTCAAATCTGGCAGGTATTGGTTTTTGCTTCTTAAGATATTTTGGTTGCTGAAGATCGATCATTTCTTGAATAGAATAAGAGACATACTTACCACGCCACCAGATTTTAATTTTCTGTATGATGCTCATTTTTATGTGTAACCCGCAAAGCTCACCGGATCTCACGGAGTACCAGCGGAGTGAAATTCCGGTGCAGAGCCCTCGTTGGAACTGTTTTCATATTGTGTCATCGCCAAGCACAGAGCGGAGTTTCTTCTTTGCTCCCTCAGAATATCCGTCAAGAGGTGTGAGCGAAGGAAAAGAGTCAAACCAGTCATCCTCCTTCCGGCTGCTTACCACGTCTCGGACTTGAACGTGGACCTCGTGTGCATCCTCTTCAGAGTTTCGTATGAATGCTACGATCTGGTGGTAAAAGTCAGGTGTACATTTCTTGACGAGTCCGAACAAGGCCTTCTTTTCAACAACCGGAAAGATGGCTGTTGTCCAATAGTCCTGACCGATTTCAGGTGCCGTACTCACAATATACAGCTTGCGGGAGTGAACATTCCTGATGTTGCTCACGACACCGCCAGGCAGATTGCCAGGCTTGTCCATCATGGTCTCCTTTGCTTTGCCTTAACGGGTTTAATTTTTGAAGTAATAAATTCGTCTATTATTTGAATCACAGCACCACGTCCCTTTTTTGTAATTTCGTTGTTAGCCTCAACTAACCCCTCTTTTATTAGTTGATCGGCGTCTGTTTTTTCTAATGCTAAAAAATCTTTGATAAACCAATCGTTGACGTTTGATTTAAGCATATTAAAATAATCCGTTGTTTTTCTTACTACTTCAGAATCCCACAAAAATTTTTGCAATCTATAATTTGGCGGTGATAAAGCAGGAGCTGATGGTGAATTATCTTTCGTTAAGAAACCTCGTTCAGCTAGAAATTGAAAACGTTTATCTTCCAAGATACCGTCAATAATTTCTCTCACTTCAGCTATTAATGTGTGTTGACTTATTTTCATTTTCTTACCTCTTTAAGGCGGCTCTAACCCCCAAATTTCTACTTGTGGCTGACGCTATGGCGAACTACATGCATGACCGTCGTTTCAAATGGCGCGCGGGTTTGAAGCATATGTGAGCATGCTATTATCAGAAACTTATAAAAAACCTCGCATACCTTCCATCAAGAAATACTGAGATCCTTTATTGTCGAAAAGGAGCACATTTTCTCAACCGTATAGCGAAAAGGGGATCCGCTTGGGTACTCGCCGCCAAAAAGGAAACGGTCGAGGTCGTTGGGTAGCCACTCCGCAATCTTTTCGCCAGGAACAAACCCTGCAAGCTTCATTCTGTAAATCACTATGCCTGACTGAGCAATCGAGAGTATGACCTTCTCTTCCGAATATAGCCCAAAGTGTCGATTATCGACCCTCTTTGTAAGTCACTATCCTTCCCATAATTACCTCTTTTGCATGTATTCGTAGACATGTGTAATTGCCATTTTCGCACCATCAGACACATTTGGTCTAGCAAGGATCGGTTGGATTATCTCTTTCCATACGACTTCTAGAGGTACTGGACCACACATGTCGATCATCAGTCGATCTTTCGCTTTAGTGACTGCTCTGACATCATTCGGGTTTACTACACCAGTCCGACGAATATTTGCATCTGCTCGGTTGGCAATTTCGATAAGCTCTTCCAGAGCCTGAGCAATATGTGTCCGTGATAGTTCTTCCGACTTTCTTTTGAGCCATCCAAACATCATTTATCCTCCTAATGCGGCAGTTGAGCAGCGGGCGCGTTTTTTAGTCCGTCTGCGTCCAGGCGCTTTGTGGGCCGATGGGACATTGTTTCTTACGTTGCATAACTCCATCACCGCCTTTGATCATCTAAAAATCTGGCCGCAAATAAGAGTCAGGTCTTTAATTTTCTCTCCAGCCCTTCCTTCTTGTACGCCCCGGCGCATCTTCGATTGGAGCTTTAACCCGTTGCAAACAGACCCCTACCCTTTTTCTATAAGGGCATATTCCTGCTGTCCACGAATGAATCTATCTATTAAAAGGTTGCGGCTTTTTTTCCGCGAGCATCCGATCCCTGATCTTCTTGGCCTTATCAGGCATGGCATAATAGAAGAACTCCATCTGCGCCTCAAGCCACTTAATCCTTTGAATGGCCGGCCGTTCCCGGTACTCTTTCATCTGCTCCATCGTCTTATAATATAACAGCGGCCGCTTATTCATCGCCCCATTCCTTTTCTATCTTTCTAAGATAATAGACATCGGCGATATCCTGTGGTCTGCCGACCTTCTTGTGAGTGCTTTAACCCATTGGGAATAAGGAACGCGCCCTCCCAGTTTAAAATCCGATCCTCCGTTTCGGCTTCTCCGGTGGAGTCATCAACTGCTTGATGGCCTCAAATACCACTTGAAATTGCTCGTCATATTTCTTTTCTATTTCTTCTACCTTACGCAGCAAATTTTTATGCGAAGATATCATCTGGCGAAGCTGCACAAAGGCCCGCATGATTAATATGTTCACCTCAATGGCCCGTTTACTGTTGAGCACTGATGATAACATGGCCACGCCTTGCTCGGTGAAGGCTATCGGCAGATATTTTGCGTGTTCGCCCCTTTTTAAGGTGCCAAATTGGCGCCTTAAAGCGTCGTACTCTTCTTTAGTGAGTTCAAACATAAAGTCCGGCGGGAATCTATCTATGTTCCTGCGAACGGCGCGCTTCAACTGCTTCGTTTCCACTCCATACAGTTCAGCCAGGTCTCGATCCAGCATGACTTTTTCGCCACGGATAATGATTATCTGGCGCTGAACTACTTCAATAGAAACCGGCGCTTTTTCGTCAGTCATCATTTGCCCCTCTAAATAAAAGCCCATCAGGTCGCAGATGCGCCGAGGCGTGCGAGAATCATTCGGCATTTACCGCTATAGAAATAAAGAAATAAGCGTGTCAGGTCCTTAATCTTGCTTTTATAGCACAAATTTCGCCGTATTGTCATTATATAGTTCCCATCCGGTAGACGACATCAAGGGAAAGGAGTAGGCACAGAAGGAGAATGGCAGGCAGGAATATTAGAAGATGGGCCGGTATTTATCGGCCGGTATGTCCAAAACCGCCGGTATTTCGGGCGCTGGGGTCAAGCTCATCCGCCAGTTCCAGATTGGCCCGGTGGACCCGGCCTAACACCATCTGGGCGATGCGCTCTCCGCGTCTAATGACGAACGGCTTTTTGCCGAAATTAATCAAGGCCACGCAGACTTCTCCCCTGTAGTCCGCATCAATAGTCCCGGGGGCATTTATGATTCCGATCCCGTGTTTGACCGCCAAACCGCTCCGTGGGCGAACCTGGAATTCAAAACCAGGGGGAATTGAAACAGACAGGCCGGTTGGGACAAGATAAACCTCTCCAGGCAAAATGGATATCTCGCTATCCAGTGCGGCGTGAATATCCATACCTGATGCATGCTCCGTCATGTAACGGGGCAACGGTATATCGGCGTCTTTTTCCGGTCTTACGCGCCTTACTTTTATCAGAATGGTATCATCCATGTTTTTTCTCTGAACCTTGACGGCTTCGTAAAAAGTCAATTTCTCGCGCAAAGGCGCAAATACCGCGAAGGGAAAATGAAAATCTGGAAATCAAGTCGTGCCTGAGGTCGTGCCTCATGCAGATTCGCCTGGGCGAACAGATTCGCCGGGGCAGAAAATCAGAAATAGAACAGTATTTTTCTTTATGAGTTCCTGAGTTCCAAATTTTGTTCTTTTTGCGTCCTTGGCGGCTTTGCGTGATATTTTAGGGCCGGAGGTTACAAGGAAAGCATATCTTCTGGAATATCTTTTTCAGAAACAGGCCCCAGGACCGTCAGAGTCAATGTCTCTGATGAAAGATACTCCTGGGCAAGCATGGCGATGTCTTCTCTGGTTACGGCATCTATCTCTGTTATCAGCTCATCATAGGTTATAAAATGGCCGAAGTGTATTTCGTTCTTGGCCAGCCTGGTCATACGGTTATCAGAACTTTCCGCGGCCAATAGCAGGCCGCCCTTCAAATGCTCTTTGGCGCTGGCCAGTTCCGCCTCATCAACAGAGTTTTTCTTGATATTTCGTATCTCACGCAGAATCAGTTCTATGGTCTGGACGGCATTTTTCTTGCTTACCCCGGCATAGATACCCGAAAGACCCGTGTCCATATATGAGGAGATAAAGGAGTAAATGGTATAAGCCAGTCCCCGGCGTTCTCTGATTTCCTGAAAGAGCCGGGAGCTCATACTGCCGCCCAGTATAATATTCAGAAGCATACAGGCGTATCGGCGGCTATCTGTTGCCGAACAGCTTTTTGTCCCTAAAATCAGGTTGACCTGTTCACATTTTTTGGGGTGAACCGCCAGATGGGATTTTACGGCGGGGGTCACACGGTTAGGCACACCGTTCCGGCCAGACACAATGGAAAACGCCCGCCTCACCTGTGACAGAAAGGCATCATGTTCCAGGTTGCCGGCAGCCGCAACCACGATCTTGTCCGGCAAATATGTCTTATGCAAGTACTTATGTATGGTCTGGGAATCTATCTGCGTGACGTTCTGGGCGGTCCCCAGCACAGAGAAGCCAAGGGGGTTGTCACCCCAAAAGAGGCTGCTGAAAAGGTCATGGATATAGTCGTCCGGGGTGTCCTCTACCATGCTGATTTCCTGTAGTATGACCTGTCGCTCCTTCTCTGTTTCCGCCGGATCAAACAGAGAGTTCAAAAAAATATCTGAGAGGAGATCGACGATGACATCCACGTGGGTGTCTAAGACCCGGGCGTGAAAGCAGGTGTTCTCACGGGAGGTGAAGGCATTGGACATGCCGCCGACGGCATCCAACTCTTTGGCTATCTGGAGGGCCGACCTCTTGGCCGTCCCCTTGAAGATCATGTGTTCGATGAAATGAGAAATGCCGTTATTTTCTTTCGCTTCATCGCGCGACCCCACGGTTACCCAGATACCCATGGAAACAGAGCGCACATACGGAATATGTTCCGTAACCACCCTGATTCCATTGTCGAGGATAGTCTTGCGATACACGTCAGTTCATACCTTGCGTTCCATTTTAAGCGACCGGTTTAACGGTCTGTCCCAGGGCGGCCTTGCGGCTCAGCTTGACCTTGCCCTGATTGTCGATTTCTATGACCTTCACCATGACCTCGTCGCCTTCGTGAAGGATATCGGTGACTTTATTTACACGCTGTGTGTCAAGTTGCGAGATATGCACGAGGCCGTCAAGCCCGGGCAGTATCTCCACAAACGCGCCAAAATCCATGATCTTTTTGACCTTGCCCAGGTATAACTCCCCGACCTCCGGTTCACGAACGATATCCTTAATCCATGCAAGGGCGCGTTCCAGAACTTCATCATTAGGAGAAATGATCCGGACACTGCCGTCGTCTTCCACTTCGATTTTAGCCCCGGTTTCACCGGTAATCTGCCTGATCACCTTTCCACCCGGGCCGATTATGTCCCTTATTTTATCCTGGTTGATATGGATGGTGACGATCTTCGGGGCATATATGGACAGGGCCTCACGTGGTTGCCGGATTACCTCGCGCATCTTTCCGAGTATGAAAAGCCGCGCTTCCCTGGCCTGTTCCAGGGCTGTCTTCATGATCTCCCTGGTCAAGCCCTTGATTTTGATATCCATCTGAAGGGCGGTAATTCCCTGGTCGGTGCCCGCCACCTTGAAGTCCATATCTCCGAGGTGGTCTTCGTCTCCAAGGATATCCGTCAGGACGATAATCTCTTCCCCCTCCTTTATCAGCCCCATGGCAATCCCGGCCACCATGGTCTTTATGGGCACACCCGCATCCATAAGAGATAAAGACCCGCCGCAAATCGTGGCCATAGAGGAAGAACCATTTGATTCCAGCACATCAGACACCAGGCGGATGGTATAAGGGAATTCTTCTTGAGTGGGTAAAACTACTGTGATGGCCCTTTCCGCCAGCGCCCCATGACCTATGTCCCGTCGCCCGGGCCCCCGCATCATACGCACTTCGCCCACACAAAAGGGCGGGAAATTGTAGTGCAGCATGAACCGCCTAAAGGTTGTCCCATTCAATGATTCAATACGCTGTTCGTCTTCAGACGTTCCCAGGGTAGTAACCGCCATAATCTGGGTCTCGCCGCGGGTAAAAAGGGCTGAACCATGTGTCCTCGGCAACACGCCGACCTCACAGGAGATAGACCGGATATCTTTAAATCCGCGGCCGTCGATGCGCCTTTTTTCTTTCACGATCATGGCCCGGACGGTCTCTTTCTCCAGGGCATAAAAGAGTTTTTTGATCTCTCCTTCCCGCCCCTCGTGATCCGGCAGAAGCGCCGACGCGACCCTTTGCTCAATGGCCCGCAGCCGCTCTCCGCGTTCCATTTTAGCGCCAACAGTAATAGCCTGGAGAAGATCGTCTCCGGCTATCTCCATAACACGGGCCTTAAGGGCCTCATCCTCCACTACCTCAGGAACCACCCTCTTGGGTTTGCCGACGGCCTCCCTGAGCTCGGCCTGCAACCGCAGGATAGGCTGCAAACCCTCATGCGCAAAAAATATGGCCTCCAGCATTACCTCTTCAGGGACGATCTGGCCGCCGCCTTCGACCATCACAATGGCATCCTTACTTCCCGCTACCACGATGTTGATATCTGAATCCGCCAGTTGGGCGGAGGTAGGATTAAGCAGCAGTTGCCCATTAATCCGCCCGACCCGCACACCGGCTATAGGGCCGGCAAAAGGGATACCGGACATTTCCAGGGCTGCCGAAGCCCCGATCAGAGCCAGTATATCCGGCTCATTTTCTTGATCCACCGAAAGCACGGTAGCAATGATCTGGGTTTCATAGCGATACCCCTTCGGGAAAAGGGGCCTTAAGGGCCGGTCAATGAGCCTTGAAGTAAGCGTCTCCTTCTCGCTGGGACGGCCGATCTCCCGGCGGAAAAAACTCCCGGGAATCCTGCCCGCAGCATACAGCATCTCATGGTAGTCCACAGTGAGGGGTAAAAAATCTATACCCTCCCGCGCCTGGTCGGAACCCACGGCCGTTACCAGCACCACCGTATCCCCATAGGATACAGTAACCGCGCCGCCGGCCTGCTTGGCCACCTTACCGGCTTCAATAGTAAGAACTCTCCCCGAGATCTCGGTTGAAAAGCGTTTCATCATCTTCTCTTATCTCCAAATCATTTATTTCTAAGCTACTTGCGGATGCCCAGCTTAGCTATTACATCGCGGTATCGCTCAACATTTATCTTTCTAAGATAATTGAGCAAGCGTCTTCTCTGGCCCACCAGTTTGAGCAACCCGCGGCGAGAGGCGTGGTCCTTTTTATGGACCTTAAAGTGTTCGGTCAGGTAGCCGATGCGTTCGCTCAAGAGGGCGATTTGCACCTCTGGTGAGCCCGTATCCGTACCATGGAGCTTGAACCGCTCAATGATCCCTTTTTTTTGTTCGATCCCAATCAACGTCTGTACCCCCTTCCCTGTAAAATAATAAGGTTAAATGTAGTTACTATAATCCTTTAAAAACACGAACAGGCTTTAAATCCCCGCTGTTATCACGCCATGTATATATAGCCAGGAGGTCGCCATACCTGGAGAGAATCCTGACCCACGGCCGGCCCGCTTTTCCGCATCCGGAGGCGATCTCTGTCTTTTTCAGAAATAATTCCCGCCCCTGTTGCACCTCCCTGGCCTGGGGTTCATCTACCTCCACCCCGGGCAAATAGCCGAGGGCGTCCGAAACCGGGAGCAGATATTTATCCTCAACGGCTTCAACAGCGACGGCCTGTTCGATGGTGAAAGGGCCGCTGCGCAGCCTCCGTAACTCCTTTAAGTATGCGCCGCAACCGATTCTTTGACCTATATCATGGACCAAGCTCCGCACATAGGTCCCTTTAGAACAAACCACCTTAAAAGACACCTCAGGAGAAGCGGCCTTCTCTACCGTCAGTTCTTTGATGGTAACCTCGCGCGCCTCTTTCTCTATGAAAACTCCCCGTCTGGCCCAGTGATAAAGAGGTTTCCCCTTGAATTTTACCGCCGAAAAAGGCGGGGGAACCTGTTTTACGACCCCGGCAAACTCAGCAAATACCTGCTGCAGTTCACTAAAGGTTATATCGGGCACATCTGAAACGGCCGTGATCTTACCGGTTACATCAAATGTATCGGTAGCTCTCCCTAAAACCAGCACACCCCCATATTCCTTTTCATCTTCAGACAGAAACTGGATAGCCCTGGTGGCCTCATTCACGCAAACAGGCAAGACACCGGTAGCAAAGGGATCCAGTGTCCCGGTGTGCCCGGCCCGTTTAACCCCCAGGGCCTTCTTTACGGTCTGTACCACTCGAAAAGAACTGCAGCCGGCCGGTTTGTCGATTACTATTATCCCTGAGCGATCCATTAGAATCCAACGGCCCTCTTCTCCATAAGATTGCCTATCTCTGATAACAACTCCTGCTTGATAGTCTCCTGGTCGCCGCTTCCCTTGAAACCCGCGGCATTGAAATGACCGCCTCCCCCGAACCTCTCAGCCAGGCGGGCGGCATTAATACCATCGCGTGAACGCAGACTGACGCTGAAGCGGCCGTCTTCTATCTCTTTAATAATAGCGGCCAATTGAACTCCGGCTATAGATCGCGGGTAATTGACAAAGTCTTCTGCGTCCTCAATGGAGGTGCGGGTAGCCCTGAGCATATCTCCGGAGACCGAGATAAGGCCTACCCGTCCTTCATAGTAAGTCTTTAGGGTGGAAAGGGCGGCGCTCAACAAACGTAAACGATTAGCCGAATAATTTTCATAAACCATGGCCAATACCCATGCGGGCTTGACGCCTAAATCTATCATCTCTGCGGCAATACGCATGGTTTGAGAACTGGTCGATGCGTAACGGAAGGACCCGGTATCCGTCAGGATGGCCACATAGATATTTATCGCCATATTATATGAGATATCCGCACCCGTGGCCTTTATCAAATGATAGACCAGCTCGCCGACGGCAGCGCTCTTCGGGTCTATCCAGCATATATCCCCGAAGGCATCACGCCCCAGATGATGATCTATAACTATAACAGGCCTTATTTCTAAAAGCCGGGGAGCTGCACGGCCTATCCGCTTGCTGTCGCCGCAATCCAGCACCAAACAGGCATCAATGGTTGATAAATCCGGAAGCTCATGTGTAATCTTTTCTACCCCGGGCAGGAAATGATACTGGGGCGGGATGGGATCTTCAGTAAAAAGAATCGGCTCTTTTCCCAGATGCTCTAACAAAAAGCCCATAGATAAAAGCGAGCCGACAGCGTCGCCGTCAGGATGAATGTGTGTGGTCAAAAGGAAACGATGACGAGCGGTTATCTCACGCTCTATATCCTCAACTATCGCCATGGTCTTCTTTTATCTCTCCGAGTAATTTATCAATACGCTCGCCATATTCAAAGGAACGGTCGTAATGGAATTCTATGTCCGGGACATGGCGAAGCTCAAGCCGGGAACCGAGGGATTTTTTAATAAATCCCGTGGCGCTTTTCAATCCGTCCACAGCCTTTTGGCGTTGTTTCTCATCTCCCATGACGCTGAAATAGATCCTGGCCATACTAAGATCGTCGCTTACATCTACCCCGGTGATCGTTACCAGACTAATACGCGGATCTTTAATCTTTCTTAAAATAATGTCAGATACCTCTGTCTGAATAAACTCGCCGAGTCTATCCGCTCTTTTATATGAAAGTTTCATAGTATTATCTTTAGTAAATGCTAACTCATGTAAATGAGGGCTAATGTCCATCACTTTTTTGGAAAGACTAAAGATTTATAATCTCTATCTTTATCTCCAGTACCTCGGCCAAGCCCAGGGACTCAATAAAATCCGCTATCTTATCTAAAGCGCTGTTGACCACTCTGCGGTCATTGCCCACGGCCGCTATACCTAATTGCGCCCTCTGCCATAAATCATGGCCGTCCACTTCACCGATGGAGACGTTAAACTTGTCGCGCACCCGGGCTATAATGCTCTTGATTACCTTCCGTTTGCCCTTTAAAGAGCCGTTCTCCGGCAAGTGCAAATCCAGCCGACAGATACCGATTACCATCCCCGTGTGCCGCTGTCGCTCCGAAATCAAAGAGTCGGCCTTACCTCTTTGAGTACATAGGCTTCTATCACGTCGCCGACCTTAACGTCATTGTAGTTTTCCAGACCGATGCCGCACTCATAGCTGGACTGGACTTCCTTTACATCTTCTTTGAACCGCCGCAGAGAAGCGAAGCGCCCGTTGTAGATAACCACGCCATCCCGAATGAGCCGGGCCTTGGCTCCTCTCTCGATCTTGCCCTCTGTAATAAAGCTGCCGCATATTGTGCCTATTTTGGAAACAGCGAATATTTGTCTAACCTCGGCCCGCCCCAATACCTTCTCTTCATAACTAGGTTCAAGGAGGCCGCTCATGGCGTTGCGGACATCGTCTATAATCTGATAAATAACGTCGTAGGTGCGCATATCCACTTTTTCCTGCTCGGCCAGGTCCTGCACCCTGGAATGGGGGCGGACATTAAACCCAATGACGATAGCATCAGATGCCGAGGCCAGGAGTACGTCGCTTTCGGTTATAGCGCCGGTAGAACCATGGATAACATTAACCCTGATCGCCGGGGTGCTCAATTTTGTGAGCGCATCGCTCAATGCCTCGAGAGAACCCTGCACATCGGCCTTAAGGACAAGCTTTAATTCCTTAACCTCACCCTCTTTCATCTTTTCGAACAATTTTTCCAGCGATATCTTGGTTACCTGGCTCAGCTCTACCTCTCTCAGCTTTTGCCGCCGGAAGGCGCTTACCTGTTTGGCCTTTTTCTCATCTTCCACCACGATAAATTCGTCTCCCGCCATAGGGATTCCGGATAAACCTTGCACCAGAATAGGCATGGACGGGCCGGCCGCAACCACCCGGATTCCATTGTCATCAAACATAGCCCGGACCTTGCCGAAAAACTGCCCGCAGACAAATGGATCGCCCTGCTTTAGCGTTCCTTTCTGTATCAGGACTGTGGCTACCGGACCGCGCCCCTTATCGATCTTGGCCTCTATAATCCTGCCTCTGGCCGATCTTTTAGGAGAGGCCTTCAATTCCAATATCTCTGCCTGCAGCAGAATTAACTCCAATAATTCCTTTATCCCTTTTTTCTGTTTGGCCGAGACTTCAGCAAATATAGCCTGTCCCCCCCAATCCTCGGGAAGCAGGCCCAACTCAGCCAGTTCACGTTTTACCCGGTCGGGATTGGCCTCAGGCTTATCAATCTTGTTTATAGCCACTATTATAGGAACTTCAGCCGCCCGGGCATGGTTTACAGCTTCTTTCGTCTGCTCCATAACGCCGTCATCTGCCGCCACTACTAAAACCACTACATCTGTGACCTTGGCGCCCCGCGCGCGCATAGCGGTAAACGCCTCATGCCCTGGTGTATCCAGAAAAACAATATCCCGGCCGTCGATGTTGACGTGATAGGCGCCGATATGTTGTGTTATACCCCCGGCCTCACCGGCCGTAACATTTGTATGGCGGATGGCATCGAGCAGAGAGGTTTTACCATGATCGACATGGCCCATAATGGTGACCACCGGAGGCCTGGCCGCGAGATCGCCTTCTGATACATCCTTAACTTGCAGCAAATCAGTCTCTTCAAACGCCGCCTTCTCTATCTCATAGCCGAATTCAGCGCCCACCAGCGCTGCGGCGTCAAAGTCGATGACCTGATTGATGGTTACCATGACGCCGAGCTGCATAAGCTTCTTAATAACCTCATTCCCTTTAATACCCATCCGCTTGGCCAGCTCACCGACCAGGATGGTATCATCAACCTTAATACGCCGTTTGATGGCCTTGGGAATGGTGACTTCGGTCGTCTGTTTCTTCTTTGCGGCAAATCTCTCCGATTTCCTGGACCGCAGCCTCCCTTCGCCGCCTGCGCGGTCATAAAGCTGGCTTTTCTCGATGATTTCCCGGCGCCGCAACACACTTTTTTTACGCTGTTCAATATGTTCCGGCACAACTTCAACCAGTTTTTTACCCTGCTTCTTTCTTGCGCCCTCTTTCGGCGCCGGTTCCGGCCTTACCGCTTCAGTAACCGCCCCGGCAACCGGTTTGACCGGTGGCTTTTTCACAACCGGAGCAGGCTTAGCTGTTTCCCGGATCGGTTCCCTTTTTCCTTGTTCTTCGGGTTTGGCTGGTTTTACTACATCCGGCCTGTGAATGATCCGCGCGTACTCTTTTTTTGGTCTCTGCGTCGGCGCAGGCGCCTCCTGAACAGGCTCAGCAGAGACTGGCGGCGGCTCCTCTTCTTCCCCGGCAGCTTCTTGTTCCTCTGCCCCAACCTTTTCTACAGGAGACCGGGGCAAGGTTTCATCTGCCGCTTCCGGCGGCGCCTCGGCCGCTG contains the following coding sequences:
- a CDS encoding ORF6N domain-containing protein, with the protein product MTDEKAPVSIEVVQRQIIIIRGEKVMLDRDLAELYGVETKQLKRAVRRNIDRFPPDFMFELTKEEYDALRRQFGTLKRGEHAKYLPIAFTEQGVAMLSSVLNSKRAIEVNILIMRAFVQLRQMISSHKNLLRKVEEIEKKYDEQFQVVFEAIKQLMTPPEKPKRRIGF
- the dut gene encoding dUTP diphosphatase translates to MDDTILIKVRRVRPEKDADIPLPRYMTEHASGMDIHAALDSEISILPGEVYLVPTGLSVSIPPGFEFQVRPRSGLAVKHGIGIINAPGTIDADYRGEVCVALINFGKKPFVIRRGERIAQMVLGRVHRANLELADELDPSARNTGGFGHTGR
- a CDS encoding pitrilysin family protein; translation: MYRKTILDNGIRVVTEHIPYVRSVSMGIWVTVGSRDEAKENNGISHFIEHMIFKGTAKRSALQIAKELDAVGGMSNAFTSRENTCFHARVLDTHVDVIVDLLSDIFLNSLFDPAETEKERQVILQEISMVEDTPDDYIHDLFSSLFWGDNPLGFSVLGTAQNVTQIDSQTIHKYLHKTYLPDKIVVAAAGNLEHDAFLSQVRRAFSIVSGRNGVPNRVTPAVKSHLAVHPKKCEQVNLILGTKSCSATDSRRYACMLLNIILGGSMSSRLFQEIRERRGLAYTIYSFISSYMDTGLSGIYAGVSKKNAVQTIELILREIRNIKKNSVDEAELASAKEHLKGGLLLAAESSDNRMTRLAKNEIHFGHFITYDELITEIDAVTREDIAMLAQEYLSSETLTLTVLGPVSEKDIPEDMLSL
- the pnp gene encoding polyribonucleotide nucleotidyltransferase, coding for MMKRFSTEISGRVLTIEAGKVAKQAGGAVTVSYGDTVVLVTAVGSDQAREGIDFLPLTVDYHEMLYAAGRIPGSFFRREIGRPSEKETLTSRLIDRPLRPLFPKGYRYETQIIATVLSVDQENEPDILALIGASAALEMSGIPFAGPIAGVRVGRINGQLLLNPTSAQLADSDINIVVAGSKDAIVMVEGGGQIVPEEVMLEAIFFAHEGLQPILRLQAELREAVGKPKRVVPEVVEDEALKARVMEIAGDDLLQAITVGAKMERGERLRAIEQRVASALLPDHEGREGEIKKLFYALEKETVRAMIVKEKRRIDGRGFKDIRSISCEVGVLPRTHGSALFTRGETQIMAVTTLGTSEDEQRIESLNGTTFRRFMLHYNFPPFCVGEVRMMRGPGRRDIGHGALAERAITVVLPTQEEFPYTIRLVSDVLESNGSSSMATICGGSLSLMDAGVPIKTMVAGIAMGLIKEGEEIIVLTDILGDEDHLGDMDFKVAGTDQGITALQMDIKIKGLTREIMKTALEQAREARLFILGKMREVIRQPREALSIYAPKIVTIHINQDKIRDIIGPGGKVIRQITGETGAKIEVEDDGSVRIISPNDEVLERALAWIKDIVREPEVGELYLGKVKKIMDFGAFVEILPGLDGLVHISQLDTQRVNKVTDILHEGDEVMVKVIEIDNQGKVKLSRKAALGQTVKPVA
- the rpsO gene encoding 30S ribosomal protein S15, which gives rise to MIGIEQKKGIIERFKLHGTDTGSPEVQIALLSERIGYLTEHFKVHKKDHASRRGLLKLVGQRRRLLNYLRKINVERYRDVIAKLGIRK
- the truB gene encoding tRNA pseudouridine(55) synthase TruB; its protein translation is MDRSGIIVIDKPAGCSSFRVVQTVKKALGVKRAGHTGTLDPFATGVLPVCVNEATRAIQFLSEDEKEYGGVLVLGRATDTFDVTGKITAVSDVPDITFSELQQVFAEFAGVVKQVPPPFSAVKFKGKPLYHWARRGVFIEKEAREVTIKELTVEKAASPEVSFKVVCSKGTYVRSLVHDIGQRIGCGAYLKELRRLRSGPFTIEQAVAVEAVEDKYLLPVSDALGYLPGVEVDEPQAREVQQGRELFLKKTEIASGCGKAGRPWVRILSRYGDLLAIYTWRDNSGDLKPVRVFKGL
- a CDS encoding bifunctional oligoribonuclease/PAP phosphatase NrnA, which gives rise to MAIVEDIEREITARHRFLLTTHIHPDGDAVGSLLSMGFLLEHLGKEPILFTEDPIPPQYHFLPGVEKITHELPDLSTIDACLVLDCGDSKRIGRAAPRLLEIRPVIVIDHHLGRDAFGDICWIDPKSAAVGELVYHLIKATGADISYNMAINIYVAILTDTGSFRYASTSSQTMRIAAEMIDLGVKPAWVLAMVYENYSANRLRLLSAALSTLKTYYEGRVGLISVSGDMLRATRTSIEDAEDFVNYPRSIAGVQLAAIIKEIEDGRFSVSLRSRDGINAARLAERFGGGGHFNAAGFKGSGDQETIKQELLSEIGNLMEKRAVGF
- the rbfA gene encoding 30S ribosome-binding factor RbfA, with the translated sequence MKLSYKRADRLGEFIQTEVSDIILRKIKDPRISLVTITGVDVSDDLSMARIYFSVMGDEKQRQKAVDGLKSATGFIKKSLGSRLELRHVPDIEFHYDRSFEYGERIDKLLGEIKEDHGDS
- a CDS encoding DUF503 domain-containing protein, with protein sequence MVIGICRLDLHLPENGSLKGKRKVIKSIIARVRDKFNVSIGEVDGHDLWQRAQLGIAAVGNDRRVVNSALDKIADFIESLGLAEVLEIKIEIINL